The Nitriliruptor alkaliphilus DSM 45188 genome includes a region encoding these proteins:
- the nthB gene encoding nitrile hydratase subunit beta, which produces MNGVHDLGGTDGLGPVITEENEPVWHSEWEKAVFTMFPTNFAKGHFNVDSFRFGIEKIHPADYLSSRYYEHWLHSIEHAVVDQGVVDAEELEARTRHYLENPDAPLPDRQDPDLVPLVETISRGGGSARRESDKAPRFEVGDRVRVKRDEVPHGHTRRARYVQGREGVIVQAHGAFIYPDSAGNGGPEDPEHVYTILFEASHLWGERTGDSNGTVTFDAWEPYLELV; this is translated from the coding sequence ATGAACGGCGTCCATGATCTTGGCGGCACCGACGGCCTCGGCCCGGTGATCACCGAGGAGAACGAGCCGGTCTGGCACAGCGAGTGGGAGAAGGCCGTCTTCACGATGTTCCCCACCAACTTCGCCAAGGGACATTTCAACGTCGACTCGTTCCGCTTCGGGATCGAGAAGATCCATCCGGCGGACTACCTGTCGTCCCGGTACTACGAGCACTGGCTGCACTCCATCGAGCATGCGGTGGTGGATCAGGGCGTCGTCGACGCCGAGGAGCTGGAGGCGCGCACTCGTCACTACCTCGAGAACCCCGACGCGCCGTTGCCGGACCGCCAGGACCCTGATCTGGTGCCACTGGTGGAGACGATCTCGCGGGGTGGTGGCTCCGCACGTCGCGAGAGCGACAAGGCGCCGAGGTTCGAGGTCGGTGACCGAGTCCGCGTCAAGCGCGACGAGGTGCCCCACGGCCACACGCGCCGCGCCCGCTACGTGCAGGGGCGCGAAGGCGTGATCGTCCAGGCCCACGGGGCGTTCATCTACCCGGACAGCGCAGGCAACGGCGGGCCGGAGGACCCCGAGCACGTCTACACGATCCTGTTCGAGGCCTCGCACCTGTGGGGCGAACGGACGGGTGACTCCAACGGAACCGTGACCTTCGACGCGTGGGAGCCCTACCTCGAGCTGGTCTGA
- the nthA gene encoding nitrile hydratase subunit alpha, which produces MSQTQSPPPVNFSLPRTEEQVAARVKALESIMIEKGIMTTDAVDRLAEIYENEVGPQLGARVVARAWSDPDFHDRLLANATEACEELDIGGLQGEDMVVIENTDDVHNLIVCTLCSCYPWPTLGLPPNWYKYPAYRAKAVREPRAMLRDDFGLDLPDSVEIRVWDTSAELRYWVLPKRPEGTESMTEDELAELVTRDSMIGVGVARTPEAV; this is translated from the coding sequence ATGAGCCAGACCCAGAGCCCACCCCCCGTCAACTTCAGCCTGCCCCGCACGGAGGAGCAGGTCGCGGCGCGCGTGAAGGCGCTCGAGTCGATCATGATCGAGAAGGGCATCATGACGACGGACGCCGTCGACCGCCTCGCCGAGATCTACGAGAACGAGGTCGGACCACAGCTCGGCGCAAGGGTCGTGGCCCGCGCCTGGTCTGACCCCGACTTCCACGATCGGCTGCTCGCCAACGCCACCGAGGCCTGCGAGGAGCTGGACATCGGCGGCCTGCAGGGCGAGGACATGGTCGTCATCGAGAACACCGACGACGTGCACAACCTCATCGTGTGCACGCTCTGCTCCTGCTACCCCTGGCCAACGCTCGGCCTGCCGCCCAACTGGTACAAGTACCCCGCCTACCGGGCCAAGGCCGTGCGCGAACCGCGGGCGATGCTGCGCGACGACTTCGGCCTCGACCTGCCCGACTCGGTTGAGATCCGCGTCTGGGATACCAGCGCCGAGCTTCGGTACTGGGTCCTGCCCAAGCGCCCGGAAGGTACCGAGAGCATGACGGAGGACGAATTGGCCGAGCTGGTCACCCGCGACTCCATGATCGGTGTCGGCGTCGCCCGTACCCCCGAGGCGGTCTGA
- a CDS encoding nitrile hydratase accessory protein yields MPTATTPVGDALRHVQDLLEQLPERDKSFDKPWELRAFALAVAAHDNGQYDWSEFQRSLISSIKAWEQGGSPVPWQYYDHWLQALENVLAETGALTADELDARMHTVLCTPVNRDHHEARHDPVAIDPAR; encoded by the coding sequence ATGCCGACAGCCACGACCCCCGTCGGGGATGCCCTGCGGCACGTGCAGGACCTCCTCGAGCAGCTGCCCGAGCGCGACAAGTCCTTCGACAAGCCATGGGAGCTTCGAGCCTTCGCCCTGGCTGTCGCGGCACACGACAACGGCCAGTACGACTGGAGCGAGTTCCAGCGCTCGCTCATCAGCTCCATCAAGGCGTGGGAGCAGGGTGGATCGCCAGTGCCGTGGCAGTACTACGACCACTGGCTGCAGGCCCTCGAGAACGTGCTGGCCGAGACCGGCGCCCTGACCGCCGATGAGCTCGACGCCCGCATGCACACCGTGCTCTGTACGCCCGTCAACAGAGACCACCACGAGGCGCGCCACGACCCAGTGGCCATCGACCCCGCGCGCTGA
- a CDS encoding acyl-CoA synthetase, whose protein sequence is MTDYEAERAAFHLEVPAAFNATRDIVDARAASDPDRAALLMVSPDGRTADRYTFAQLRDRTCQAANVLADLGVTKGDRILVMLPRVIAWYDVVLAAIRLGAIPMPATTQLTAKDLAYRIDRAEASVVVTDPDGMARIDAIRADRPSLRLALVADGAADDWVDLSAAMADASITEPDVVETAADDPMLIYFTSGTTGNPKMVLHTHASYGLGHQITARYWQDLGPGDIFWGVSDTGWAKAAWSKLFGQWGVGATVMAWNAQGKPDFEQMLRMIVDHGVTVFCAPPTIYRNFVLRDLSGYDFSSLRHCLAAGEALNPETFEAWRRATGTAIHDGYGQTETVNLLANYPCMPIKPGSLGKPTPGLDVVIVDEQGEPLPPGSEGQIAVRVQPQRPPWLFTEYWRDEEATARSHLGDYYLTGDRAHVDEDGYFWFRSRNDDVIISSGYRIGPFEVESVLMEHEAVAETAVIGVPDEMRGEAVKAFVVLAPGHEPSSELAAELQQFVKEQTAPYKYPREVTFMEELPKTISGKIRRVELRRLPA, encoded by the coding sequence ATGACCGACTACGAAGCCGAGCGTGCCGCGTTCCACCTCGAGGTACCGGCGGCGTTCAACGCGACGCGCGACATCGTCGATGCGCGCGCGGCCAGCGATCCGGACCGCGCCGCCCTGCTGATGGTGTCGCCGGACGGGCGGACCGCCGACCGCTACACGTTCGCGCAGCTCCGCGACCGGACGTGCCAGGCCGCCAACGTCCTGGCAGACCTCGGCGTGACGAAGGGCGACCGGATCCTGGTGATGCTCCCGCGCGTGATCGCCTGGTACGACGTGGTGCTGGCAGCCATCCGGCTGGGCGCGATCCCGATGCCAGCCACGACCCAGCTGACCGCCAAGGACCTCGCGTACCGCATCGACCGTGCCGAGGCCAGCGTCGTCGTCACCGACCCGGACGGCATGGCTCGGATCGACGCCATCCGAGCGGACCGTCCGTCCCTGCGGCTCGCCTTGGTCGCTGACGGTGCGGCGGACGACTGGGTCGACCTGTCGGCGGCCATGGCCGACGCATCCATCACCGAGCCCGACGTGGTGGAGACGGCCGCCGACGATCCGATGCTCATCTACTTCACCTCCGGGACCACCGGCAACCCGAAGATGGTGCTGCACACCCACGCGTCCTACGGCCTCGGCCACCAGATCACCGCCCGCTACTGGCAGGATCTCGGCCCGGGAGACATCTTCTGGGGCGTGTCGGACACCGGCTGGGCGAAGGCCGCGTGGTCGAAGCTGTTCGGCCAGTGGGGTGTCGGGGCGACCGTGATGGCGTGGAACGCCCAGGGCAAGCCCGACTTCGAGCAGATGCTGCGGATGATCGTCGACCACGGCGTCACCGTGTTCTGTGCCCCGCCCACGATCTATCGGAACTTCGTGCTGCGGGACCTGTCCGGTTACGACTTCTCGTCGCTTCGCCACTGCCTTGCGGCCGGGGAGGCGCTCAACCCTGAGACCTTCGAGGCCTGGCGGCGGGCCACGGGGACCGCGATCCACGACGGCTACGGCCAGACCGAGACCGTGAACCTGCTGGCCAACTACCCGTGCATGCCGATCAAGCCAGGGTCGCTGGGCAAGCCCACGCCCGGGCTCGATGTCGTCATCGTCGACGAACAGGGTGAGCCGCTTCCCCCCGGCTCCGAGGGGCAGATCGCGGTCCGCGTCCAACCCCAACGCCCACCGTGGCTGTTCACGGAGTACTGGCGAGACGAGGAAGCGACCGCGCGTTCACACCTCGGCGACTACTACCTGACCGGCGACCGGGCCCACGTCGACGAGGACGGCTACTTCTGGTTCCGCAGCCGCAACGACGACGTCATCATCTCGTCCGGCTACCGGATCGGCCCGTTCGAGGTCGAGTCCGTCCTGATGGAGCACGAGGCTGTCGCGGAAACCGCGGTGATCGGTGTCCCGGACGAGATGCGCGGCGAGGCCGTCAAGGCGTTCGTCGTCCTGGCCCCCGGTCACGAGCCCTCGTCGGAGCTGGCGGCGGAGCTGCAGCAGTTCGTCAAGGAGCAGACCGCTCCCTACAAGTACCCGCGCGAGGTGACGTTCATGGAGGAGCTCCCCAAGACCATCTCCGGGAAGATCCGCCGCGTGGAACTCAGGAGGCTGCCCGCATGA
- a CDS encoding ABC transporter substrate-binding protein translates to MRGPFVAASIRRRWSPSTRRRRSFLVGSLLSCLLLSACNAAAAHPPQAETGAIVNCGRDVAVGEVPERIVVANSAAVENLLALGVGDRIVGAIGDRDSISPDLRDGFDELELFDTGTEFYPSVEVVLEAEPGFVYSAYRSAFEKAGGMQSRDEFESLGIRTYLAPAACPERETSGEPLGSEDFWGELTDLGGLLGVEQRAQQLVAEQQAAIEEVRASLPDTEPLRVFWWDIGTNEPWGGLCCGAPGMIMRELGLENVFDDVAGDWGDVSWEQVIERDPDIVVMADFGDGDIDEKRAFIAGDDTLRLLRAFEEDRVVVLPFSQTTPGLQNVAAIETIGDALRGWGAEG, encoded by the coding sequence ATGAGGGGTCCGTTCGTAGCCGCCTCCATACGTCGACGGTGGTCCCCGTCGACCCGACGCCGTCGCAGTTTCCTCGTCGGATCCCTCCTCAGCTGCCTGCTGCTCTCGGCCTGCAACGCTGCCGCCGCCCATCCGCCTCAGGCGGAGACGGGCGCGATCGTCAACTGTGGTCGCGACGTGGCCGTCGGTGAGGTGCCCGAGCGCATCGTGGTCGCCAACTCCGCCGCGGTCGAGAACCTGCTGGCTCTGGGTGTCGGGGACCGCATCGTCGGTGCGATCGGCGACCGGGACTCCATCAGCCCCGATCTGCGTGATGGCTTCGACGAGCTGGAGCTGTTCGACACCGGGACGGAGTTCTACCCCAGCGTCGAGGTCGTGCTCGAAGCGGAGCCGGGGTTCGTCTACTCGGCCTACCGCAGTGCGTTCGAGAAGGCGGGCGGCATGCAGTCCCGCGACGAGTTCGAGTCGCTGGGTATCCGGACCTACCTCGCTCCGGCGGCGTGTCCCGAGCGGGAGACGTCCGGCGAGCCGCTCGGGTCCGAGGACTTCTGGGGTGAGCTGACCGACCTCGGCGGTCTGCTCGGGGTCGAGCAGCGCGCACAGCAGCTCGTTGCCGAGCAGCAGGCGGCGATCGAGGAGGTCCGCGCGTCGCTGCCCGACACCGAACCGCTGCGCGTCTTCTGGTGGGACATCGGCACCAACGAGCCGTGGGGTGGTCTGTGCTGTGGGGCACCGGGGATGATCATGCGCGAGCTCGGCCTGGAGAACGTGTTCGACGATGTCGCGGGCGACTGGGGCGACGTCAGCTGGGAACAGGTCATCGAGCGCGATCCCGACATCGTGGTGATGGCGGACTTCGGCGACGGGGACATCGACGAGAAGCGCGCCTTCATCGCCGGTGATGACACGCTGCGTCTGCTGCGGGCCTTCGAGGAGGACCGGGTCGTCGTCCTCCCGTTCTCGCAGACCACCCCGGGTCTGCAGAACGTCGCGGCGATCGAGACCATCGGCGATGCGTTGCGCGGTTGGGGCGCTGAGGGATGA
- a CDS encoding FecCD family ABC transporter permease has protein sequence MSQTATRTVRRVLAGTTVTGADRRGGQLTLLGLGTAALLVSCLVAVGVGQADISVREVWTVVTDRSGLGFLQVSALGLGGTEISEIRANVVWQLRLPRALTAAMVGGGLALVGAVMQTLMRNPMADPYLLGISSGASLGAVSVIVAGVGGGMVAVSGGAFFGALGSFVLVLAIAQQGGAIRPDRVILAGVAIGAFFAACTAFVILWVADPQATQEAQFWLSGSLAAARFSSVTTVIWVLVPAVAICLGASRQLNAFAFGADAAASLGIEVNRIRWLLLVTCSLLTGVLVAVSGAIGFVGLLVPHAVRFLVGVDHRRLLPAAVVVGGLFLLWVDVAARTMFEPREMPVGIITAMVGVPVFIWQLRRRLGVTT, from the coding sequence ATGAGCCAGACCGCGACCCGGACCGTCCGCCGCGTCCTCGCCGGTACGACGGTCACGGGCGCCGACCGCCGGGGAGGGCAGCTCACGCTGCTCGGTCTCGGTACTGCTGCGCTGCTGGTCTCCTGCCTGGTGGCGGTGGGGGTCGGTCAGGCGGACATCTCCGTCCGCGAGGTGTGGACGGTGGTGACCGACCGCTCGGGCCTGGGCTTCCTGCAGGTCTCCGCGCTCGGCTTGGGTGGCACGGAGATCAGTGAGATCCGCGCGAACGTGGTCTGGCAGCTGCGCCTGCCGCGGGCGCTGACCGCGGCGATGGTCGGCGGTGGGCTGGCGTTGGTGGGCGCGGTCATGCAGACCCTGATGCGCAACCCGATGGCCGACCCCTACCTGCTCGGTATCTCCTCGGGCGCCTCGCTGGGTGCGGTCTCGGTCATCGTGGCTGGTGTCGGGGGCGGGATGGTCGCGGTCTCCGGCGGCGCCTTCTTCGGAGCACTCGGCAGCTTCGTGCTGGTGTTGGCGATCGCCCAGCAGGGCGGCGCCATCCGGCCCGACCGGGTGATCCTGGCGGGCGTCGCGATCGGTGCGTTCTTCGCCGCGTGTACCGCCTTCGTCATCCTGTGGGTGGCCGATCCGCAGGCGACCCAGGAGGCGCAGTTCTGGTTGTCGGGGTCGCTGGCGGCGGCGCGCTTCTCCTCGGTCACCACGGTGATCTGGGTGCTGGTGCCGGCCGTGGCGATCTGCCTGGGGGCGTCGCGCCAGCTCAACGCCTTCGCGTTCGGCGCGGACGCCGCCGCCAGTCTCGGCATCGAGGTCAACAGGATCCGGTGGCTGTTGCTGGTGACCTGTTCGCTCCTGACGGGAGTGCTGGTCGCGGTGAGCGGCGCGATCGGCTTCGTCGGCCTGTTGGTGCCGCATGCGGTGCGGTTCCTGGTCGGCGTGGATCACCGGCGCCTGCTCCCAGCTGCAGTGGTGGTCGGTGGCCTGTTCCTGCTCTGGGTGGACGTCGCCGCGCGCACGATGTTCGAACCCCGCGAGATGCCGGTCGGCATCATCACCGCGATGGTCGGCGTCCCGGTCTTCATCTGGCAGCTGCGGCGAAGGCTCGGGGTCACGACATGA
- a CDS encoding ABC transporter ATP-binding protein, producing MSHLAKGEPLAVCELTVSIADTAIVQGADLHVAQGGFTGLIGPNGSGKSTLLRGIARLLAPDDGAVFIGADDVAALPRRQVARRLALVEQRVGTDVDLTVLDVTLLGRIPHQGSWRCASEVDRAVALFHLEEVGMADKADRSWHTLSGGEQQRVQLARAFTQEPTVLALDEPTNHLDIAHALQILATVQHVGLTVVAALHDLNLAATFCDQLVVLHEGRVVANGTPQEVLTPQLLREVYGVEAAVEVSAVTGRPAISYHRPLVPH from the coding sequence ATGAGCCATCTGGCCAAGGGCGAGCCGCTCGCGGTGTGCGAGCTGACGGTGAGTATCGCCGACACCGCGATCGTGCAGGGTGCCGACCTGCACGTCGCGCAGGGTGGGTTCACCGGCCTCATCGGCCCGAACGGTTCGGGCAAGTCCACGCTCCTGCGCGGTATCGCGCGGCTGCTGGCCCCCGACGACGGTGCGGTGTTCATCGGCGCCGACGACGTCGCGGCCCTGCCACGGCGGCAGGTGGCACGCCGGCTGGCGCTGGTCGAGCAGCGAGTCGGCACCGACGTCGACCTGACGGTCCTCGACGTGACACTGCTCGGTCGGATCCCTCACCAGGGGTCGTGGCGGTGTGCCAGCGAGGTCGACCGCGCCGTGGCGCTGTTCCACCTCGAGGAGGTCGGGATGGCCGACAAGGCGGACCGCTCCTGGCACACACTCTCGGGTGGTGAACAGCAACGGGTGCAGCTGGCGCGAGCGTTCACACAGGAGCCCACGGTGCTGGCCCTCGACGAGCCCACCAACCACCTCGACATCGCCCACGCGCTCCAGATCCTCGCAACCGTGCAGCACGTTGGCCTGACCGTGGTCGCCGCGCTGCACGACCTGAACCTCGCGGCGACGTTCTGCGACCAGCTCGTCGTGCTCCACGAGGGCCGCGTGGTCGCCAACGGGACGCCGCAGGAGGTGCTCACCCCGCAGCTGCTCCGCGAGGTGTACGGGGTGGAGGCCGCCGTGGAGGTCAGCGCCGTGACCGGGCGGCCGGCGATCAGCTACCACCGACCGCTGGTGCCGCATTGA
- a CDS encoding (2Fe-2S)-binding protein produces MSTATTVPATPVPATRTLDAGWLAGEIELRGRMWATDDARVLGTLWWYSAAPHLIGPAAQSFFTPGATCSPRLENVVFHREDTSRLAGSHSTADLPPGVEPLAAAIRQAFEAAIAALAPYVPRPRPLWAIGADAIADRFLEVGRARRQTEQTTEAALAVARAVGAPMPTPRFADVSHHPGAYDSPTQRHVRRSSCCLLYRAPNQQPCAGCPRRSREDREARLRARTRR; encoded by the coding sequence TTGAGCACCGCCACGACCGTCCCCGCCACGCCCGTGCCCGCGACGCGGACCCTCGACGCAGGCTGGCTCGCCGGCGAGATCGAGCTGCGGGGTCGGATGTGGGCGACCGACGATGCCCGGGTCCTGGGGACCCTGTGGTGGTACTCGGCAGCGCCGCACCTGATCGGCCCCGCGGCGCAGAGCTTCTTCACGCCCGGCGCGACCTGCAGTCCGCGACTCGAGAACGTGGTCTTCCACCGCGAGGACACCAGCCGTCTCGCCGGCTCACATTCGACGGCCGACCTGCCGCCAGGCGTCGAGCCGCTCGCCGCGGCGATCCGCCAGGCATTCGAGGCTGCGATCGCTGCGCTGGCACCGTACGTCCCGCGGCCGCGGCCGCTCTGGGCGATCGGTGCCGATGCCATCGCCGACCGGTTCCTGGAGGTCGGCCGTGCCCGTCGGCAGACCGAGCAGACAACCGAGGCCGCACTGGCAGTGGCCCGCGCGGTGGGTGCACCGATGCCGACTCCGCGATTCGCGGACGTATCGCACCACCCGGGGGCGTACGACAGCCCCACACAGCGTCACGTGCGACGCAGCTCATGCTGCCTGCTCTACCGGGCGCCGAACCAGCAACCCTGTGCGGGCTGCCCGCGCCGCTCCCGAGAGGACCGGGAGGCGCGGCTCCGGGCACGTACCAGGCGCTGA
- a CDS encoding NAD(P)-binding domain-containing protein, whose translation MRLTIVGVNHRSAPEGVRERLALDAPEREALLRRVATTFPGCEAMVLATCNRTELVLAEPEGGRAADVWHLVLESRGVSVEPGQEPCGSAEVVREQRSGCDAAHHVLRVAAGLESAVLGDVDVLRQLRRARDEAVTAGTCGKVLHRLVCEAVRTGKRVRTRTELAAGGAGIGSATAALVTAELPSADKVVVVGAGVASRGILAQLRRLGVPDRVVVNRTSARAAKVARAHGASWQPADALGDLVASVDAVVVAAPGWNLDAVWWDGVLARRTAPAELLVVDVCLPHEVDDHPGIDRRDLGDVQAHRDATLAVRAAAIPAAEAIVAGALGDWEAWCAKSAFDAVVAGWYAEAHDHIGRVAATVDDPDVVRAERARVRRVLHDRVTALHSR comes from the coding sequence ATGCGCCTGACCATCGTGGGTGTCAACCACCGGTCCGCGCCCGAGGGTGTCCGTGAGCGCCTGGCTCTCGACGCCCCGGAGCGCGAGGCTCTGCTGCGGCGTGTGGCGACGACCTTCCCCGGCTGCGAGGCCATGGTGCTGGCGACCTGCAACCGCACGGAACTGGTCCTGGCCGAACCGGAGGGTGGCCGCGCCGCCGACGTCTGGCACCTGGTCCTCGAGTCCCGTGGCGTCAGCGTGGAACCGGGACAGGAACCGTGCGGGTCGGCCGAGGTCGTCCGCGAGCAGCGATCGGGGTGCGACGCCGCTCACCACGTCCTGCGCGTGGCGGCTGGCCTTGAGTCCGCGGTGCTCGGAGACGTCGACGTCCTCCGCCAGCTTCGGCGCGCCCGCGACGAGGCCGTGACCGCAGGCACCTGCGGCAAGGTCCTCCACCGGCTCGTCTGTGAGGCGGTCCGGACCGGCAAGCGCGTGCGCACCCGGACCGAGCTGGCGGCCGGCGGCGCAGGGATCGGCTCGGCCACGGCCGCGCTGGTCACCGCCGAGCTCCCGAGCGCCGACAAGGTCGTGGTGGTCGGGGCCGGTGTGGCGTCCCGGGGGATCCTGGCCCAGCTTCGCCGCCTCGGCGTTCCCGACCGCGTGGTCGTCAACCGCACCAGCGCACGTGCCGCGAAGGTCGCGCGGGCCCACGGGGCCTCCTGGCAGCCGGCTGACGCACTCGGCGACCTCGTCGCGTCTGTCGACGCGGTGGTCGTGGCGGCGCCGGGATGGAACCTCGACGCCGTCTGGTGGGACGGCGTGCTGGCTCGCCGGACCGCGCCGGCGGAACTGCTGGTCGTGGACGTGTGCCTGCCCCACGAGGTCGATGACCATCCCGGCATCGACCGCCGCGACCTCGGGGACGTCCAGGCCCACCGCGATGCCACCCTCGCGGTCCGCGCGGCCGCCATCCCGGCCGCCGAGGCGATCGTGGCCGGGGCGCTGGGAGACTGGGAGGCCTGGTGTGCGAAGTCGGCCTTCGACGCCGTCGTCGCCGGCTGGTACGCCGAGGCCCACGACCACATCGGGCGCGTCGCCGCCACCGTCGATGACCCCGACGTGGTGCGCGCCGAGCGTGCCCGCGTCCGGCGGGTTCTCCACGACCGGGTGACGGCCTTGCACAGCCGCTGA
- a CDS encoding phenylacetaldoxime dehydratase family protein — MTDTEPRFEMWSTTYPEGVTEILFAQFGAQAPTLDEANSALGEIIPLVEQGDVPTVLDRGQFVDAYGYAHATLMVYWFDPEAYARWSAQPAVQEFWSSRPLSGPVGYYRETAVIPRDHIETLYTPHDPKEYDTPGIAQHVEVGPTKVHDYWGSARDRITASEHDDLDGELFEYTPTEVDTKGKRIEVPVPGNVCLIRTAQDWRKSTVFKDDYFANVGPVKDAGVDYLAVSPATGCIQTRKIDEQSIDGDVIERSCTIGWFLSLEHLMTWSRAHRTHLEIYGAFFEMMMGKDGEPMDMSLWHEVSVIPKDAATSLYVNCHNRTGFLTILDHVDGHVLEPAKT; from the coding sequence GTGACCGACACCGAACCCCGGTTCGAGATGTGGTCGACGACCTACCCGGAGGGGGTGACCGAGATCCTGTTCGCCCAGTTCGGTGCACAGGCGCCAACACTGGATGAGGCCAACTCGGCCCTTGGTGAGATCATCCCGCTCGTCGAGCAAGGCGATGTCCCCACGGTGCTCGACCGTGGCCAGTTCGTGGATGCGTACGGATACGCACACGCCACGCTGATGGTCTACTGGTTCGACCCCGAGGCCTACGCCCGGTGGTCGGCTCAGCCGGCGGTGCAGGAGTTCTGGAGCTCCCGCCCGCTCTCGGGTCCGGTCGGCTACTACCGCGAGACGGCCGTGATTCCCCGCGACCACATCGAGACGCTCTACACACCGCATGACCCCAAGGAGTACGACACCCCCGGCATCGCCCAGCACGTCGAGGTCGGCCCCACCAAGGTGCACGATTACTGGGGGTCAGCGCGGGACCGGATCACGGCTTCTGAGCACGACGACCTGGACGGCGAGCTCTTCGAGTACACCCCGACCGAGGTGGACACGAAGGGTAAGCGCATCGAGGTGCCGGTGCCGGGCAACGTCTGTCTCATCCGTACCGCGCAGGACTGGCGCAAGAGCACGGTCTTCAAGGACGACTACTTCGCCAACGTCGGCCCGGTCAAGGACGCGGGTGTGGACTACTTGGCGGTCAGTCCCGCCACCGGATGCATCCAGACCCGCAAGATCGACGAGCAGTCCATCGACGGCGACGTCATCGAACGATCCTGCACGATCGGGTGGTTCCTCTCACTAGAGCACCTGATGACCTGGTCGCGTGCGCATCGCACCCATCTGGAGATCTACGGAGCGTTCTTCGAGATGATGATGGGCAAGGACGGCGAGCCCATGGACATGTCCCTGTGGCACGAGGTCTCGGTCATCCCCAAGGACGCGGCCACGTCCCTGTACGTGAACTGCCACAACCGGACCGGCTTCCTGACGATCCTCGACCACGTCGACGGCCACGTCCTCGAGCCGGCCAAGACGTAG
- a CDS encoding helix-turn-helix domain-containing protein, translating to MDDAATSDQGIETLRAGNLRDWTSVIRDQFVALNVAPSNSSELVGAVRSRQLAHLGVAEVESTPQMFERTSRLVSRSAANVLQIGLVSRGAGHLVQDGRTCSLGPGDFAIYESSRPFTWTLTGDWRLLVYTWPREMVPLLGCDSQRLTARLLGAESGVARILSPMLTGLMQLESGLSPTISARLADECAELTITAAWEAAGLADADATSVEHFWMVRKYIEERLQDTDLNPQTIADAFCISTRTLHRIFAKQGTTVASWIRSRRLEACRQAMTSPGSRMRSLTEIALGYGFTDSAAFSRAFKCQYGVSPSRYRSQLH from the coding sequence ATGGACGACGCGGCAACCTCAGATCAGGGGATCGAAACCCTGCGCGCCGGGAACCTGCGCGACTGGACCTCAGTCATCCGCGACCAGTTCGTCGCCCTCAACGTCGCCCCCAGCAACTCGTCCGAGCTCGTCGGCGCAGTGCGATCTCGTCAGCTCGCCCACCTGGGGGTAGCGGAGGTCGAGTCCACCCCGCAGATGTTCGAACGCACCTCACGGCTCGTCTCACGCAGCGCGGCGAACGTTCTCCAGATCGGTCTGGTGAGCCGCGGGGCTGGGCACCTCGTCCAAGACGGCCGGACCTGCAGCCTGGGTCCGGGTGACTTCGCGATCTACGAATCCTCACGCCCGTTCACCTGGACGTTGACCGGCGACTGGCGCCTGCTGGTCTACACCTGGCCCCGCGAGATGGTTCCGCTCCTCGGATGTGATTCCCAGCGGCTGACCGCGCGGCTCCTCGGCGCCGAGTCAGGTGTCGCGCGGATCCTGTCTCCGATGCTCACGGGGCTCATGCAACTCGAGTCCGGGTTGTCCCCGACGATCTCCGCACGACTCGCGGACGAGTGCGCCGAGCTCACGATCACTGCCGCCTGGGAAGCGGCCGGACTGGCCGACGCTGACGCGACCTCCGTCGAGCACTTCTGGATGGTGCGCAAGTACATCGAGGAGCGCCTGCAGGACACCGACCTGAATCCACAGACCATCGCGGATGCGTTCTGCATCTCGACACGGACGTTGCACCGCATCTTCGCCAAGCAGGGGACCACCGTGGCCTCCTGGATCCGATCCCGCAGGCTCGAGGCCTGCCGCCAGGCCATGACGTCCCCGGGATCACGCATGCGATCGTTGACCGAGATCGCCCTTGGCTACGGCTTCACCGACTCGGCGGCGTTCAGCCGGGCATTCAAGTGCCAGTACGGCGTGAGCCCGAGTCGTTACCGCAGCCAACTGCACTGA
- a CDS encoding ArsR/SmtB family transcription factor produces the protein MNENLPFNALADPVRRSILSVLADRGECNAGSLAEQIPQVGRTAVSMHLRVLRDAGLIKERRQGRFRYYSVRPDGVVQDVIETLQSIFQISLDDAKAAAEATEPGAARKTS, from the coding sequence ATGAACGAGAACCTCCCCTTCAACGCCTTAGCGGATCCCGTGCGCCGGTCGATCCTCTCTGTTCTGGCAGACCGTGGCGAGTGCAACGCGGGGTCACTCGCCGAGCAGATCCCGCAGGTGGGTCGGACCGCTGTATCGATGCACCTGCGGGTCCTCCGCGATGCCGGCCTGATCAAGGAGCGCCGTCAGGGCCGGTTCCGCTACTACTCCGTCCGGCCGGACGGGGTGGTTCAGGATGTCATCGAGACGCTCCAGTCGATCTTCCAGATCTCCCTGGACGATGCGAAGGCGGCTGCCGAGGCCACAGAACCCGGTGCTGCCCGCAAGACTTCCTAG